In the Haloferula helveola genome, one interval contains:
- the galK gene encoding galactokinase: MPLQLNTPLADLAADAASELQERYGVEPTVTAAAPGRVNLIGEHIDYCDGFVMPFAIDRYIVVAAAANSSREAHIVSCGEEPVTLNLDKKKEPGQPKWANYIRGVIRGFQDRGHTIPGFDATIVSSVPLGAGLSSSAALECATATLLEGLLDTVLDTKEKALLCQRAEHDFAGVPCGIMDQFASAFGQANRLVLIDCRSGEPELVPFGNPDLTVIVANTKVHHELSDGGYASRRKNTEDGLAVIGKSTWRDVTMADVEANWERLGDPVNRRSRHVVGEIARTIAAAKALEANDFEALGPLMAASHESLRNDFEVSCKELDTMVEIARAIGRAGGVIGARMTGGGFGGSTVTLCESTRVESIAETLEKEYQSATGIAPEIFASRPSLGAHLL, translated from the coding sequence ATGCCGCTCCAACTCAACACACCTCTCGCCGATCTCGCGGCCGACGCCGCCTCGGAACTGCAGGAACGCTACGGCGTCGAACCGACCGTCACCGCCGCGGCCCCCGGGCGGGTCAACCTGATCGGCGAACACATCGACTACTGCGACGGGTTCGTGATGCCCTTCGCCATCGATCGCTACATCGTGGTCGCCGCGGCGGCGAACTCCAGTCGTGAGGCCCATATCGTTTCATGCGGCGAAGAGCCGGTCACGCTGAACCTCGACAAGAAGAAGGAGCCGGGACAGCCGAAGTGGGCGAACTACATCCGTGGAGTGATCCGCGGGTTCCAGGACCGCGGCCATACGATTCCCGGTTTCGATGCTACGATCGTCTCGTCCGTTCCGCTCGGCGCGGGACTTTCGTCCTCCGCCGCCCTCGAGTGCGCGACAGCGACCCTTCTCGAGGGACTGCTCGATACGGTGCTCGACACCAAGGAGAAGGCTCTCCTGTGCCAACGCGCCGAGCACGACTTCGCCGGCGTCCCCTGCGGCATCATGGACCAGTTCGCCTCCGCCTTCGGTCAAGCCAACCGGCTGGTCCTGATCGATTGCCGTTCGGGCGAACCCGAGCTGGTTCCCTTCGGAAATCCCGACCTGACGGTCATCGTCGCCAACACCAAGGTGCACCACGAACTGTCCGACGGCGGCTATGCTTCAAGGCGCAAGAACACCGAGGACGGACTGGCAGTGATCGGCAAGAGCACGTGGCGCGATGTGACGATGGCCGATGTCGAAGCGAACTGGGAGCGCCTCGGTGATCCTGTGAACCGCCGCTCCCGCCACGTGGTCGGCGAAATCGCCCGCACCATCGCCGCGGCCAAGGCACTTGAAGCGAATGACTTCGAGGCTCTTGGCCCGCTCATGGCCGCCAGCCACGAATCCCTGCGCAACGACTTCGAAGTCTCCTGCAAGGAACTCGACACGATGGTCGAGATCGCACGGGCGATCGGACGGGCAGGCGGTGTGATCGGCGCACGCATGACCGGCGGTGGATTCGGTGGCTCGACCGTTACCCTCTGTGAAAGCACCCGCGTTGAATCGATCGCGGAAACACTGGAGAAGGAGTACCAGAGCGCGACCGGCATCGCACCCGAGATCTTCGCGTCACGACCGTCGCTGGGAGCCCATCTGCTTTGA
- a CDS encoding DUF1552 domain-containing protein — protein MANLQSQRWLLPRRSFLRGAGATLALPFLDAMRPLMAAGTGTAAPVRLGLLYMPNGVRSDRWTPDGKGGSFELSPILKPLEAHKQDLLVLTGLQNKASFTGDGHYVKTGGWLTGTTISKTTGSDISANGISMDQIAARQIGRDTKLPSLELGTEPVATGIDRNVNYTRLYASHIAWKAANSPLPCEINPRIAFDRLFRTRSARGEKQAADEKSVLDLVREDARRLQSQLGSSDKAKLEQYLESVREVERRIEQEANTLGAGENLPPELLGKISELDKKISKAMGKASREEELNSRPRFDHGEHCRIMMDLMALAFWSDSTRVSTFMFGNDVTGRNFSFLDGVNGGHHEISHHKNDKGQLDQYERINRWHVDQYAYLLGRMKELKEGDGTLLDHCMIGFGSPIRDGNSHNPRNVPIVISGGSKAGLKTGRHLVYDDGTPLCRLWLGLLERAGADAKSLGDASSPLANLG, from the coding sequence ATGGCAAATCTCCAATCCCAACGCTGGCTTCTGCCCCGCCGGTCTTTCCTCCGCGGCGCCGGCGCCACCCTCGCCCTGCCGTTTCTCGATGCGATGCGCCCGCTGATGGCAGCCGGAACCGGCACGGCCGCACCGGTTCGACTCGGGCTCCTCTACATGCCCAACGGCGTGCGGTCCGACCGCTGGACCCCCGACGGCAAGGGCGGGTCGTTCGAGCTTTCACCGATCCTCAAACCTCTGGAGGCCCACAAGCAGGACCTGCTGGTATTGACCGGCCTCCAGAACAAGGCGTCGTTCACGGGCGACGGCCACTACGTCAAGACCGGCGGCTGGCTGACGGGCACCACGATCTCGAAGACGACCGGCTCCGACATTTCGGCCAACGGCATCTCAATGGACCAGATTGCCGCGCGGCAGATCGGCCGCGACACCAAGCTGCCGTCCCTCGAGCTTGGAACCGAACCGGTCGCGACCGGGATCGACCGCAACGTCAACTACACGCGGCTCTACGCCTCCCACATCGCATGGAAGGCCGCCAACTCTCCCCTGCCTTGCGAGATCAATCCGCGCATCGCCTTCGACCGCCTCTTCCGCACCCGCTCCGCCCGCGGCGAAAAGCAGGCGGCGGATGAGAAGTCCGTCCTCGACCTCGTTCGCGAGGACGCTCGCCGGTTGCAGTCGCAGCTCGGTTCCTCGGACAAGGCCAAGCTTGAGCAGTACCTCGAATCGGTGCGCGAGGTCGAACGCCGCATCGAGCAGGAAGCCAACACCCTCGGCGCCGGTGAAAACCTTCCACCGGAGCTGCTCGGCAAGATCTCGGAACTCGACAAGAAGATCTCGAAGGCGATGGGCAAGGCCTCGCGTGAGGAGGAGCTTAACTCGCGTCCGCGTTTCGACCACGGCGAGCACTGCCGCATCATGATGGACCTGATGGCACTGGCCTTCTGGTCGGACTCGACACGTGTCTCGACCTTCATGTTCGGCAACGATGTCACCGGCCGGAACTTCTCGTTCCTCGACGGAGTGAATGGTGGGCACCACGAGATTTCCCACCACAAGAACGACAAGGGGCAGCTCGACCAGTACGAGCGGATCAACCGCTGGCACGTCGATCAGTACGCCTACCTCCTCGGACGGATGAAGGAACTGAAGGAAGGTGACGGCACCCTGCTCGACCATTGCATGATCGGCTTCGGCTCGCCGATCCGCGACGGCAACAGCCACAATCCGCGCAACGTCCCGATCGTCATTTCCGGAGGCTCGAAGGCCGGGCTCAAGACCGGCCGGCACCTCGTCTATGACGACGGCACACCGCTCTGCCGACTGTGGCTTGGACTGCTGGAAAGGGCTGGTGCGGACGCCAAGTCGCTCGGTGATGCGAGCTCGCCACTCGCGAACCTCGGCTGA
- a CDS encoding glycoside hydrolase family 2 TIM barrel-domain containing protein, translating to MKVLPYLLLLTLPVLAQPDAPVWENQAIFRINKEAPRATSVPYPERAELLKKKPEPTPWVQSLNDRSGALPSGGESIEGEWKFHYAGTPSAVPEGFEKPGFDISAWPSIPVPSNWQLHGYGVPLYTNSEYPFKADPPRVMGTPPGHFTNFPEDERNPVGCYRRNFTVPKDWEDRETFIVFNGVDSAFHLWINGEHVGYSQDSRTPAEFNIGKFLKSGENTLAVQVFQYSDGSYLEDQDMWRLSGIFRDVYLWSSASLQVRDIWVKAGLADDYRTGTLEVEVEVRDLSGEQPAGSVEFELLGSDGKTIASASSKLSGGTLSLKPDRLPDIEPWSAEIPKLYAYLLTLKNADGEVLAIHPGQTGFRRNEVKDGNFLHNGKPILFKGVNRHDHNPRTGHYVTPQDMIADLLEMKRSNINAVRCSHYPNEPIFLELCDRLGFYVIDEANVETHGMGWGPDANPLAKDPSWGPAHLDRMKNCLERDKNHPCVVMWSMGNEAGDGVNFQEMSKWIRERDPSRPVHYEQARQRPHVDVFAPMYAPVTESLRYAKEEAKKPLNEQRPMIQCEYNHAMGNSSGNLAEYWEAFRSERLLQGGFIWDWKDQGLFSIKHAYDAVEDRSGNGHKTALLGSLSTDEGLYGGGLTASDSAKLGLTESVTLHVEARGNFGGARSQGGGDNNRNASDGYPLLTKGDTAYSLKIDPSGSNLEFFVYTDNWQTLRAPLPENWRSEFHDLVGTYDGAKMTIRIDGKEVASKPTSGRINVNGFDLGVGLNTEKPTRRFDGSIRRARVYAKALGPSADPAKQPAPVIDLRFTEDAAKKKTRPFYAYGGDFNDRPSQRSFCLNGIMMPNLTRNPHHAEVWKVHQEIHTSMIDDSSPNLQVKILNERFFRPLDDVSALWVLLKDEEMAASGKLELPPVEPQSTHEVTIPTGVKPTDDSAWTLQIRFVRTTATMGVPKGGTIALDEHKLPWGKRTPPEALPSEGEITFKDGDDGITIAGERFEAAVDRSTGMLESWKTGATQQLASPMQLDFWRPMTNNDEGAGYPSRLSAWSEAGAKASATSVAAEMRDNACVVKSDIEVPVGNSTATLVWKFLPSGQVEVEATFRPSGGNLPIIPRVGLRAGIPSTNIDCHWFGAGPGENYEDRHTGAWTGVHSRPVSGFFHNYLDPQEAGLRTGVRWLEITPRFKGTGLRVDALGEQLLQMAVLPCDPLQLELARHSVDVLPGDIYTIRIDCRNMGVGGTNSWGQQPLEKYRIKPEGEFRWSFRLSSQEADPTRHGRGIYRKPPGFESTDPSATEEPSSEEN from the coding sequence ATGAAGGTTCTTCCTTACCTGCTCCTCCTGACCCTCCCTGTCCTCGCCCAACCCGACGCCCCGGTTTGGGAAAACCAAGCCATTTTCCGAATCAACAAGGAAGCGCCGCGGGCGACATCAGTGCCCTACCCTGAACGGGCGGAGCTGCTGAAAAAGAAGCCGGAACCCACTCCTTGGGTTCAATCGTTGAATGACCGTTCGGGTGCCTTACCTTCCGGAGGAGAAAGCATCGAAGGCGAATGGAAGTTCCACTATGCCGGCACTCCGTCCGCGGTTCCCGAAGGCTTCGAAAAGCCCGGGTTCGACATCAGCGCCTGGCCAAGTATCCCGGTTCCCTCGAACTGGCAGCTCCATGGCTACGGCGTGCCGCTCTACACCAACTCGGAGTATCCGTTCAAAGCCGACCCGCCACGGGTAATGGGCACCCCGCCCGGACACTTCACCAACTTTCCGGAAGACGAACGCAACCCGGTCGGATGCTATCGCCGCAACTTCACGGTCCCGAAGGATTGGGAGGACCGCGAAACCTTCATCGTGTTCAACGGAGTCGACTCCGCATTCCACCTGTGGATCAACGGCGAACATGTCGGATATTCCCAGGACTCCCGAACCCCTGCCGAATTCAATATCGGCAAGTTCCTCAAGTCCGGCGAGAACACGCTGGCCGTGCAGGTGTTCCAGTATTCGGACGGATCTTATCTGGAAGACCAGGACATGTGGCGGCTCTCCGGCATTTTCCGCGACGTCTATCTCTGGTCATCCGCCTCCCTGCAGGTCCGGGATATCTGGGTCAAGGCCGGGCTGGCCGACGACTACCGGACCGGAACGCTCGAGGTTGAAGTCGAAGTGCGGGATCTCTCCGGAGAGCAGCCCGCGGGAAGTGTGGAATTCGAGCTTCTGGGTAGCGACGGCAAGACCATCGCGAGCGCCTCGTCGAAACTCTCCGGTGGCACCCTTTCGCTCAAACCTGACCGCCTGCCCGACATCGAGCCTTGGTCCGCGGAGATTCCGAAACTCTATGCCTACCTGCTCACGCTGAAAAACGCCGATGGCGAAGTGCTCGCGATCCACCCGGGGCAGACCGGCTTCCGGAGGAATGAAGTGAAAGACGGCAACTTCCTCCACAACGGGAAACCGATCCTGTTCAAGGGAGTGAACCGGCACGACCACAATCCGCGAACCGGGCACTACGTAACGCCGCAGGATATGATCGCCGACCTCCTCGAGATGAAGCGCTCCAACATCAATGCCGTGCGCTGCTCCCACTACCCGAACGAACCGATCTTCCTCGAACTTTGCGACCGCCTCGGATTCTACGTGATCGATGAGGCCAACGTCGAAACCCACGGCATGGGCTGGGGTCCCGATGCGAATCCCCTCGCCAAAGACCCGTCATGGGGTCCCGCTCACCTCGATCGGATGAAGAACTGTCTGGAGCGCGACAAGAACCATCCCTGCGTCGTGATGTGGTCGATGGGCAACGAGGCGGGTGACGGCGTGAATTTCCAAGAGATGTCGAAGTGGATCCGCGAGCGCGACCCGTCCCGACCGGTCCACTACGAGCAAGCCCGTCAGCGCCCGCATGTGGACGTTTTCGCACCGATGTATGCCCCCGTTACCGAGAGCCTTCGCTACGCGAAAGAGGAAGCGAAGAAGCCGCTGAACGAACAGCGCCCCATGATCCAGTGCGAATACAATCACGCGATGGGCAATTCTTCCGGCAATCTTGCGGAGTATTGGGAAGCCTTCCGTTCCGAACGCCTGCTCCAGGGCGGATTCATCTGGGATTGGAAAGACCAAGGGCTTTTCTCCATCAAGCACGCCTACGACGCCGTGGAGGACCGCTCCGGCAACGGGCACAAGACCGCACTGTTGGGCTCCCTCTCCACAGATGAAGGGCTCTACGGTGGCGGCTTGACCGCATCCGACTCCGCAAAGCTCGGACTGACGGAATCCGTCACCCTGCATGTTGAGGCGCGAGGCAATTTCGGCGGTGCCCGTTCCCAAGGTGGCGGCGACAACAACCGCAACGCGTCGGACGGCTACCCTCTGCTGACCAAGGGCGACACCGCCTACTCGCTGAAAATCGATCCGTCCGGAAGCAATCTCGAGTTCTTTGTCTACACCGACAACTGGCAGACCCTGAGGGCGCCCCTTCCCGAAAATTGGCGAAGTGAGTTCCACGATCTGGTCGGCACCTACGACGGGGCGAAAATGACCATCCGAATCGATGGAAAGGAGGTCGCCAGCAAACCCACTTCCGGCCGGATCAATGTCAATGGCTTCGATCTGGGTGTCGGACTTAATACCGAGAAGCCAACCCGCCGCTTCGATGGGTCGATCCGGCGCGCGAGGGTCTACGCGAAGGCTCTCGGTCCTTCGGCTGATCCGGCCAAGCAACCCGCACCGGTGATCGATCTCCGCTTCACCGAAGATGCTGCCAAGAAGAAAACCCGTCCCTTCTACGCATACGGAGGCGACTTCAACGACCGGCCGAGCCAGCGCTCATTCTGCCTCAACGGCATCATGATGCCGAATCTCACGCGGAACCCCCACCACGCCGAGGTCTGGAAGGTCCATCAGGAGATTCACACTTCCATGATCGATGACTCATCCCCGAACCTGCAGGTGAAGATTCTCAACGAGCGGTTCTTCCGCCCGCTCGACGACGTCTCCGCCCTATGGGTGCTCTTGAAGGACGAAGAAATGGCTGCCTCCGGAAAGCTCGAACTGCCCCCCGTCGAACCGCAATCGACCCACGAGGTGACCATCCCGACCGGAGTCAAACCCACGGACGATTCCGCTTGGACCCTCCAGATCCGTTTCGTCCGCACGACTGCAACCATGGGAGTTCCGAAAGGCGGCACGATCGCCCTCGACGAACACAAACTGCCATGGGGCAAACGGACCCCACCGGAGGCTCTCCCCTCCGAGGGTGAGATAACCTTTAAGGACGGGGATGACGGGATCACCATCGCTGGCGAGAGATTCGAGGCAGCCGTGGATCGATCGACCGGAATGCTCGAGTCTTGGAAGACCGGAGCGACTCAACAACTCGCGAGCCCGATGCAGCTGGATTTCTGGCGACCGATGACCAACAACGACGAGGGAGCCGGATATCCGTCGAGGCTGTCCGCTTGGAGCGAAGCAGGCGCGAAGGCCAGCGCCACTTCGGTTGCGGCAGAAATGCGCGACAACGCCTGTGTCGTGAAGTCAGACATCGAAGTCCCGGTGGGCAATAGCACGGCAACCCTCGTCTGGAAGTTCCTGCCATCGGGTCAAGTCGAGGTCGAAGCAACGTTCCGACCCTCGGGTGGCAATCTCCCCATCATTCCGCGGGTTGGACTCAGGGCAGGCATCCCGTCGACGAACATCGACTGCCACTGGTTCGGCGCGGGCCCCGGAGAGAACTACGAAGACCGCCATACCGGCGCTTGGACCGGTGTCCACAGCAGACCCGTCAGCGGCTTTTTCCACAATTACCTCGATCCCCAGGAAGCAGGCCTGCGCACCGGCGTCCGCTGGCTGGAGATTACCCCGCGCTTCAAAGGAACCGGTCTCAGGGTGGACGCGCTCGGGGAACAACTCCTCCAGATGGCGGTTCTACCCTGCGACCCGCTGCAGCTTGAACTCGCACGTCACAGTGTCGACGTTCTTCCGGGTGACATCTACACGATCCGGATCGACTGCCGCAACATGGGTGTCGGCGGAACCAACTCGTGGGGACAGCAACCGCTCGAAAAGTACCGCATCAAGCCAGAAGGCGAGTTCCGCTGGTCGTTCCGCCTGTCTTCGCAGGAAGCGGACCCGACCCGGCACGGACGCGGCATTTATCGGAAGCCCCCCGGCTTTGAATCGACCGATCCGTCCGCTACCGAAGAACCTTCGTCCGAGGAGAACTGA
- a CDS encoding DUF1592 domain-containing protein: MRPLLVIALAIAAKADDFATKAVPFLEKHCYECHGANDPEGGVEVHGLTSTDSAFRHHEFLDKIAEAVRWEDMPPEEDVDELPSEDERKVFLAEIDRVRKKLAKGDFPRKAGRPTIRRLNRDEYSYTVRDLFGVDFLAGQGFPADGAGGSGFNNTGDALFVPPVLLEKYLGASRKVVKSLYGSPKDLDKILLSRPDDKKPPEQAARENLTIHGSLAFRRRITDEETDRFIKLFKTAKERGDSFEEAMRAPLQALLVHPSFLFRVEHDEPGKAEWRLNDFELAVRLSYFLWASMPDRELFRLADEGKLSQPEVLRQQTLRMLDDPRIEFFARHFGGQWLGFDELRETANPDTDRYPEFTPSLRVAMYRESVDFLKHVIRNNRPVLELIDADYTFLNSELARLYGVPGVSGDEMRMVRLKDRNRGGVIGQASILTATSMPLRTSPVKRGVWILDNLLGTPPPPPPQNAGVLPADDRSAEGLSFRKQLELHRDKAGCSGCHSKIDPLGFGLENFDAIGRWRDKDVNGQPVDSLAVMPGDITFSTPAELKDLLLTSDDLFLKNIARRMLSYALGRQLEYYDEPVITELVDRLRKDKLKARSLVLAIVESHPFQHRSATR, translated from the coding sequence ATGCGCCCGCTCCTTGTCATCGCCCTCGCCATCGCGGCGAAGGCCGACGATTTCGCCACCAAGGCGGTGCCTTTCCTCGAAAAGCACTGCTACGAGTGCCATGGAGCGAACGACCCGGAGGGCGGCGTCGAGGTCCACGGGTTGACCTCAACGGACTCGGCATTTCGCCACCATGAGTTCCTCGACAAGATCGCGGAAGCGGTGCGCTGGGAGGACATGCCGCCCGAGGAGGACGTCGACGAGTTGCCGTCCGAGGACGAGCGGAAGGTCTTCCTCGCCGAGATCGACCGCGTCCGCAAGAAGCTCGCCAAGGGCGACTTCCCCAGAAAGGCGGGCCGACCGACGATCCGTCGCCTGAACCGCGACGAGTATTCCTACACGGTCCGCGACCTGTTTGGTGTCGACTTCCTCGCCGGCCAGGGGTTCCCCGCCGACGGCGCCGGCGGCTCCGGCTTCAACAACACCGGGGACGCGCTGTTCGTGCCGCCGGTTCTGCTCGAGAAATACCTCGGCGCCTCGCGGAAGGTGGTGAAGTCACTCTACGGGTCACCCAAGGACCTCGATAAGATCCTGCTGTCGCGTCCGGACGACAAGAAACCACCGGAACAAGCCGCCCGCGAAAACCTCACCATCCACGGCTCTCTCGCGTTCCGGCGACGGATCACCGACGAGGAAACCGACCGCTTCATCAAGCTCTTCAAAACGGCGAAAGAGCGCGGCGACTCGTTCGAGGAAGCGATGCGCGCCCCTCTCCAGGCTCTTCTCGTCCATCCCTCGTTTCTATTCCGCGTCGAGCACGACGAACCGGGCAAGGCCGAGTGGCGGCTCAACGACTTCGAACTCGCCGTCCGGCTCTCCTACTTCTTGTGGGCATCCATGCCCGACCGGGAGCTGTTCCGTCTGGCCGACGAGGGAAAGCTGTCGCAGCCCGAGGTCCTTCGTCAGCAGACGCTGCGCATGCTCGATGATCCGCGGATCGAGTTCTTCGCACGCCACTTCGGTGGCCAGTGGCTGGGTTTCGATGAGTTGCGGGAAACGGCGAATCCGGACACCGACCGCTACCCCGAATTCACACCCTCGCTCCGGGTCGCGATGTACCGCGAATCGGTCGACTTCCTGAAACACGTCATCCGCAACAACCGGCCGGTCCTCGAACTCATCGATGCCGACTACACGTTCCTCAACAGTGAACTCGCCCGCCTCTATGGAGTTCCAGGCGTTTCGGGAGACGAGATGCGCATGGTCCGGCTCAAGGACCGCAACCGCGGCGGCGTGATCGGGCAGGCGTCGATCCTGACCGCGACCTCGATGCCGCTCCGGACGAGCCCGGTGAAACGCGGCGTGTGGATCCTCGACAACCTGCTTGGAACACCGCCACCTCCCCCGCCCCAGAATGCGGGGGTGCTCCCCGCCGATGACCGCTCGGCGGAAGGGCTCTCTTTCCGCAAGCAACTCGAACTCCACCGCGACAAGGCCGGTTGTTCCGGCTGCCACTCGAAGATCGACCCCCTCGGTTTCGGGCTCGAGAACTTCGACGCCATCGGCCGCTGGCGCGACAAGGACGTCAACGGGCAGCCGGTTGACTCCCTCGCCGTCATGCCGGGCGACATCACTTTCTCGACGCCCGCCGAGCTGAAAGACCTGCTGCTCACCAGCGACGATCTTTTTCTGAAGAACATCGCACGGAGGATGCTATCCTATGCCCTCGGGCGGCAACTCGAGTACTACGATGAACCCGTCATCACCGAGCTCGTCGACCGGCTGAGAAAAGACAAACTGAAGGCCCGCTCGCTGGTCCTCGCGATCGTCGAATCCCACCCTTTCCAACACCGCAGCGCGACCCGCTAG